A single region of the Pseudomonas sp. B21-023 genome encodes:
- a CDS encoding AraC family transcriptional regulator, whose protein sequence is MTTLPPPDSPLELQRQELAALIQRHAGQPHGPASAIEDLYLTCYEEEIRGMPALAQPALCILAQGSKTLILGDEHYAYDPLHYMVVSVTLPISGALLKASPEHPALGLRLDIDPAQLSQLIAESSPMVVPNRPSGLGLYVEKSDPQLLDALIRLIKLLDSPRDIAILAPMIRREIFYRLLRGPQGYRLYEIALANSQTHRVCQAITWLNNHYHQPLRIEDLAREVNLSVSTLHHRFKSVTSMSPLQYQKQLRLQEARRLMFNEGLEAAVAGYRVGYESPSQFSREYSRLYGAPPIRDVARLRASAS, encoded by the coding sequence ATGACCACGCTCCCGCCACCCGACTCGCCCCTTGAGCTGCAGCGCCAGGAACTGGCCGCGCTGATCCAGCGCCACGCCGGCCAGCCCCATGGCCCGGCGTCGGCCATCGAGGACCTTTACCTTACGTGCTACGAAGAGGAGATCCGCGGCATGCCCGCGCTGGCTCAACCGGCGTTGTGCATTCTTGCCCAAGGCAGCAAGACCCTGATCCTCGGCGACGAACATTACGCCTATGATCCGCTGCACTACATGGTGGTGTCGGTCACCCTGCCGATCAGCGGCGCCCTGCTCAAGGCCAGTCCCGAGCATCCCGCGCTGGGCTTGCGCCTGGACATCGACCCGGCGCAACTGAGCCAACTGATCGCCGAGAGCAGCCCGATGGTCGTGCCCAACCGGCCATCAGGTCTCGGCCTGTACGTGGAGAAAAGCGATCCGCAGCTTCTGGACGCGTTGATCCGCCTGATCAAACTGCTGGACTCGCCACGCGACATTGCCATCCTCGCGCCGATGATCCGCCGGGAAATCTTCTACCGCCTGTTGCGCGGCCCCCAAGGTTACCGTCTGTACGAAATCGCCCTGGCCAACAGCCAGACCCATCGGGTCTGCCAGGCGATTACCTGGCTCAACAACCATTATCACCAGCCGTTGCGTATCGAAGACCTCGCCCGGGAAGTGAACCTCAGCGTCTCCACCCTGCATCACCGCTTCAAGTCGGTGACGTCGATGAGCCCCTTGCAATACCAGAAGCAACTGCGCCTGCAGGAAGCCCGACGCCTGATGTTCAACGAGGGGTTGGAGGCTGCCGTGGCCGGTTACCGGGTGGGCTACGAGAGCCCGTCCCAGTTCAGCCGAGAATACAGCCGGTTGTATGGCGCGCCGCCGATCCGCGACGTGGCAAGGTTGCGCGCCAGCGCCAGCTGA
- a CDS encoding 5-guanidino-2-oxopentanoate decarboxylase, whose translation MATCGEVLVKLLEGYGVDHVFGIPGVHTVELYRGLAASSIRHITPRHEQGAGFMADGYSRTRGKPGVCFIITGPGMTNITTAMGQAYADSIPMLVISSVQSRSQLGGGRGKLHELPNQAGLVAGVAAFSHTLMSADDLPEVLARAFAVFDGGRPRPVHIEIPLDVLVEPADHLLPARPVRTARAGAAPQTVQQMAMRLAKARRPLILAGGGALDAAAGLARLAEHLQAPVALTINAKGLLPANHPLQIGSTQTLPATRALVAEADVVLAIGTELAETDYDVTFKGGFEIPGSLLRIDIDPDQTVRNYPPELALVADAAQATEALLVALHMQAQPLRDGHWGAARAARLRQENAATWDQPTLSQTRLLNSILETLPDAVLVGDSTQPVYTGNLTLDMTRPRRWFNASTGYGTLGYALPAAMGAWLGSAEVRAARAPTVCLIGDGGLQFTLPELASAVEAQVPLIVLLWNNQGYEEIKKYMVNRAIEPVGVDIHTPDFIGVARALGADAESVADVAQLQAALGRAVERLGPTLIQVDQGQWQLAVQG comes from the coding sequence ATGGCAACCTGTGGCGAAGTGCTGGTCAAACTCCTCGAAGGCTATGGTGTCGACCATGTCTTCGGCATTCCCGGCGTGCATACCGTGGAACTCTACCGCGGCCTGGCTGCCTCCTCGATCCGCCACATCACCCCGCGCCACGAGCAGGGCGCCGGGTTCATGGCCGACGGCTACTCGCGTACCCGGGGCAAGCCTGGTGTGTGCTTCATCATCACCGGCCCGGGCATGACCAACATCACCACCGCCATGGGCCAGGCCTACGCCGACTCGATCCCGATGCTGGTGATTTCCAGCGTGCAGTCGCGCAGTCAGTTGGGTGGCGGGCGCGGCAAGTTGCACGAACTGCCCAACCAGGCCGGGCTGGTGGCAGGGGTGGCGGCGTTTTCGCATACCTTGATGAGTGCCGACGATCTGCCCGAGGTGTTGGCTCGCGCTTTCGCAGTGTTCGACGGTGGCCGTCCGCGTCCGGTGCATATCGAGATTCCGCTGGATGTGCTGGTGGAGCCCGCAGATCACCTGCTACCGGCCCGCCCGGTGCGCACCGCCCGGGCGGGCGCGGCGCCGCAGACCGTGCAGCAGATGGCCATGCGCCTGGCCAAGGCGCGCCGGCCGTTGATCCTTGCCGGCGGTGGTGCCCTGGACGCCGCCGCCGGGCTGGCCAGGCTGGCCGAGCACCTGCAGGCGCCGGTAGCGCTGACGATCAATGCCAAGGGGCTGCTGCCGGCCAACCATCCGCTGCAGATCGGCTCGACCCAGACTTTGCCGGCCACCCGTGCGCTGGTGGCCGAGGCCGACGTAGTGCTGGCCATCGGCACCGAGCTGGCCGAGACCGATTACGACGTGACGTTCAAGGGTGGTTTCGAGATTCCCGGCAGCCTCCTGCGGATCGATATCGACCCGGACCAGACGGTGCGCAACTACCCGCCCGAACTGGCCCTGGTGGCCGATGCCGCACAGGCGACCGAGGCCCTGCTGGTGGCCCTGCACATGCAGGCGCAACCACTGCGTGATGGTCACTGGGGCGCTGCTCGGGCCGCCCGACTGCGCCAGGAAAACGCAGCCACCTGGGACCAGCCGACCTTGAGCCAGACCCGTTTGCTGAACAGCATCCTGGAAACCCTGCCGGATGCCGTGCTGGTGGGCGATTCGACCCAGCCGGTCTACACCGGCAACCTGACCCTGGACATGACCCGGCCACGCCGCTGGTTCAACGCGTCAACGGGCTACGGCACGCTGGGCTACGCGTTGCCGGCGGCCATGGGCGCCTGGCTCGGCAGCGCCGAAGTGCGCGCCGCGCGTGCGCCCACGGTATGCCTGATCGGTGATGGCGGGCTGCAGTTCACCCTGCCCGAACTGGCCAGTGCAGTCGAGGCGCAGGTGCCGCTGATCGTGCTGCTGTGGAACAACCAGGGGTACGAGGAAATCAAGAAGTACATGGTCAATCGGGCGATCGAGCCGGTCGGTGTGGACATCCACACCCCGGACTTCATCGGCGTGGCGCGGGCGCTGGGGGCCGACGCCGAGTCGGTGGCTGACGTGGCGCAGTTGCAGGCGGCGCTGGGCCGAGCGGTGGAGCGCCTGGGGCCGACGTTGATCCAGGTGGATCAGGGGCAATGGCAGTTGGCGGTGCAAGGCTGA
- a CDS encoding LysR substrate-binding domain-containing protein: MKRLPPLPALHTFLVTAQHCNFTRAAQQLHITQGAVSRQIAGLEEHLGYALFQRQARGLALTREGQDWLPRVQQVFALIEQGVREVGGRSTTLQLKAPTCVMRWLLPRLLEWQALRPDVPVELTTTVQHGVDFRREGFDAAVVYGAVPNHGLQVRKLFDEQLTPVCAPSISSVPLQLQDLARQMLLHPSRDEHDWRLWLQAANAGVEPQGPKQHFETLDMAMAMASQGTGIAIGDFSLIGDDLRAGRLCMPFELKVTTGKGYYLVSPSKSMPTGLVELMEWLQARART; the protein is encoded by the coding sequence ATGAAACGCCTGCCGCCCCTCCCCGCTCTGCACACCTTCCTGGTGACCGCGCAGCACTGCAACTTCACCCGTGCCGCGCAACAGTTGCATATCACCCAGGGCGCGGTCAGCCGACAGATCGCCGGGCTCGAGGAACATCTGGGCTATGCGCTGTTCCAGCGCCAGGCCCGTGGCCTGGCCCTGACCCGCGAAGGACAGGACTGGCTGCCTCGGGTGCAGCAGGTCTTCGCCCTGATCGAGCAAGGCGTGCGCGAAGTCGGCGGGCGCAGTACGACGCTGCAGCTCAAGGCGCCGACCTGCGTGATGCGCTGGCTGCTGCCGCGGCTATTGGAATGGCAGGCGCTACGCCCGGATGTGCCGGTGGAATTGACCACCACGGTGCAGCATGGCGTGGATTTTCGCCGCGAGGGCTTCGATGCGGCCGTTGTGTATGGCGCGGTGCCGAACCATGGGCTGCAGGTACGCAAGCTGTTCGATGAACAACTGACACCGGTCTGCGCACCATCGATATCTAGCGTCCCCTTGCAATTGCAGGACCTGGCGCGGCAGATGCTGCTGCACCCCTCTCGGGACGAGCACGACTGGCGGTTGTGGTTGCAGGCGGCCAATGCCGGCGTCGAACCCCAGGGACCGAAGCAGCACTTCGAGACACTGGACATGGCGATGGCCATGGCCTCCCAGGGGACCGGGATCGCCATCGGCGATTTCTCGCTGATAGGCGACGACCTGCGCGCCGGGCGTTTGTGCATGCCGTTCGAGCTGAAGGTGACGACCGGGAAGGGGTATTACCTGGTCAGCCCGTCGAAGAGCATGCCCACGGGGTTGGTCGAGTTGATGGAGTGGCTGCAGGCGCGTGCCCGCACATGA
- a CDS encoding NAD(P)-dependent oxidoreductase, whose translation MSKIAIIGATGRAGSQLLEEALRRGHSVVAIARNPSALQGRDGVTVKALDAKDSAALQAAVTGCDAVLSAAHFSTIEPGAIIEPVKRAGVKRLLVVGGAGSLLLPSGHRVIDSPDFPEAYKAEANAGVRFLDTLRQEPTLDWTFLSPSAEFVEGERSGHYTLGKDHLLIGADGKSWITFADYAIAMLDELEKPAHSRARFTVGC comes from the coding sequence ATGAGCAAGATCGCAATCATCGGCGCCACCGGGCGCGCCGGCAGCCAGTTGCTGGAAGAGGCCCTGCGTCGGGGCCACAGTGTGGTGGCCATCGCCCGCAATCCGAGTGCGTTGCAAGGCCGTGACGGTGTGACGGTCAAGGCGCTGGATGCCAAGGACAGTGCCGCCTTGCAGGCGGCGGTGACGGGCTGTGACGCGGTGCTGAGCGCGGCGCATTTCTCGACCATCGAGCCTGGCGCGATCATCGAGCCGGTCAAGCGTGCCGGGGTCAAGCGCCTGCTGGTGGTGGGCGGCGCTGGCAGCCTGCTGCTGCCGTCCGGGCACCGGGTGATCGACAGCCCGGATTTCCCGGAAGCCTACAAGGCCGAGGCCAATGCCGGTGTGCGCTTCCTCGATACGCTGCGCCAGGAGCCGACCCTGGACTGGACCTTCCTGTCGCCGTCGGCGGAGTTCGTTGAAGGCGAGCGCAGCGGGCACTACACCCTGGGCAAGGATCACCTGCTGATCGGCGCCGACGGCAAGAGCTGGATCACCTTTGCCGACTATGCCATCGCCATGCTCGACGAGCTGGAGAAGCCGGCGCATTCGCGGGCACGGTTCACGGTCGGCTGCTGA
- a CDS encoding MBL fold metallo-hydrolase — MSLFTPLRGLLLACLTLGGQAMAAEPLKLDAYNPGHAAIFPVSSVIVSGAHDAILVDAQFGKAQAEQVVERLRASGKQLTTIYVSHGDPDFYFGLDTITQAFPKARVVASAATVEHIRKTMDAKLAYWGPQMGADKPARLVVPQVLQGDRLELEGQALQVVGLDGPQPDRSFVWIPSIKAVVGGVVVSEHIHVWMADTQTAQSHADWLKTLANIEQLAPRTVIPGHYLGDSSRSLDAVRFTAGYIGDFEIETAKAANAAALIAAMQQRYPNLGDESSLELGAKVAKGEMKW; from the coding sequence ATGTCTCTCTTCACGCCCCTTCGCGGCCTGCTGCTGGCCTGCCTTACCCTCGGCGGCCAGGCCATGGCTGCCGAACCGCTCAAGCTGGACGCCTACAACCCCGGTCACGCGGCGATCTTCCCGGTCAGCTCGGTGATCGTCAGCGGTGCCCACGACGCCATCCTGGTCGACGCCCAGTTCGGCAAGGCCCAGGCCGAGCAGGTGGTCGAGCGCCTGCGTGCCAGCGGCAAGCAACTGACCACCATCTATGTCAGCCATGGCGACCCGGACTTCTACTTTGGCCTGGACACCATCACCCAGGCGTTCCCCAAGGCCCGCGTAGTCGCCTCGGCCGCCACGGTCGAGCATATCCGCAAGACCATGGATGCCAAGCTGGCCTATTGGGGCCCGCAGATGGGCGCGGACAAACCGGCACGTCTGGTTGTACCGCAGGTATTGCAGGGTGATCGCCTGGAACTGGAAGGCCAGGCACTGCAGGTCGTCGGCCTGGACGGTCCGCAGCCGGACCGCAGCTTCGTCTGGATTCCCTCGATCAAGGCAGTGGTCGGTGGCGTGGTGGTTTCCGAGCACATCCACGTGTGGATGGCTGATACCCAGACCGCGCAATCCCACGCCGACTGGCTGAAGACCCTGGCGAACATCGAGCAGCTCGCGCCGCGCACGGTGATCCCGGGGCATTACCTGGGCGACAGCAGCCGTTCGCTGGACGCGGTGCGCTTTACCGCCGGCTACATTGGTGATTTCGAAATCGAGACCGCCAAGGCTGCCAATGCCGCCGCGCTGATCGCGGCGATGCAGCAGCGCTACCCGAACCTGGGTGACGAGAGCTCCCTGGAATTGGGCGCCAAGGTCGCCAAGGGCGAGATGAAGTGGTAA
- a CDS encoding LysR family transcriptional regulator, whose product MDRLNAMRVFVTVVDLGSQSAAADHLELSRPVVSRYLAELEDWVGARLMQRTTRKLSLTAAGLETLPRCRQMLELAGDLQSAVRQPDDAPRGELRISVSTSFGQAQLVDALAAYVKRYPGVKVELQMLDRTINLVDERIDLAIRTSNDVDPNLIARRLSVCRSVVCASPAYLREHGTPDRVEALSQHNCLTHAYFGHSLWHFEVGGQSVAVPVQGNISANEAMTLQKAALAHAGIAMLPTYQAAAALRSGELVRLLPQAKPRELTLNAVYTSRKHMPATLRSMLDFLAQRFGDEPEWDKGLS is encoded by the coding sequence ATGGATCGGCTCAACGCCATGCGCGTATTCGTCACCGTCGTCGACCTGGGCAGCCAGTCGGCCGCCGCGGACCACCTGGAACTCTCCAGGCCCGTGGTATCCCGCTACCTGGCGGAGCTGGAGGACTGGGTCGGGGCACGCCTGATGCAACGCACCACCCGCAAGCTCAGCCTGACGGCGGCAGGCCTTGAGACCTTGCCACGTTGTCGGCAGATGCTGGAGCTGGCCGGCGACCTGCAAAGCGCCGTGCGCCAGCCGGACGACGCGCCCCGTGGCGAGCTGCGCATCAGCGTCAGCACCTCGTTCGGCCAAGCCCAGCTGGTGGATGCGCTGGCGGCCTACGTCAAACGCTACCCCGGGGTGAAGGTTGAGCTGCAGATGCTCGACCGCACCATCAACCTGGTGGACGAGCGCATCGACCTGGCGATCCGCACCAGCAACGATGTCGACCCCAACCTCATCGCCCGGCGCCTGAGCGTGTGCCGCTCGGTGGTCTGCGCCAGCCCCGCCTACCTGCGCGAGCACGGTACGCCGGACCGGGTCGAGGCGTTGAGCCAGCACAACTGCCTGACCCACGCCTACTTCGGTCACAGCCTGTGGCATTTCGAGGTGGGCGGGCAGAGCGTCGCCGTGCCGGTGCAGGGCAACATAAGCGCCAACGAGGCCATGACCCTGCAGAAAGCCGCCCTGGCCCATGCCGGCATCGCCATGCTGCCCACCTACCAGGCAGCAGCCGCACTGCGCAGTGGCGAGCTGGTGCGATTGCTGCCGCAAGCCAAGCCGCGGGAACTTACCCTGAATGCGGTGTACACCTCGCGCAAGCACATGCCGGCGACATTGCGCAGCATGCTGGACTTTCTCGCGCAGCGGTTTGGCGACGAACCGGAGTGGGACAAGGGGTTGAGCTGA
- a CDS encoding oxaloacetate decarboxylase — translation MPKASHHDLRFAFRELLASGSCYHTASVFDPMSARIAADLGFEVGILGGSVASLQVLAAPDFALITLSEFVEQATRIGRVAQLPVLADADHGYGNALNVMRTVIELERAGVAALTIEDTLLPAQFGRKSTDLISVEEGVGKIRAALEARVDSALAIIARTNAGVLTTEEIIVRTQSYQKAGADGICMVGVKDFAQLEQIAEHLSVPLMLVTYANPSLRDDERLARLGVRIVVDGHAAYFAAIKATYDCLRQQRGLQHKSDSLGATELSHTYTQPEDYIRWAKEYMSVEE, via the coding sequence ATGCCCAAGGCTTCCCACCACGATCTGCGTTTTGCCTTCCGCGAACTGCTTGCTTCAGGTTCGTGCTATCACACCGCGTCGGTCTTCGACCCGATGTCAGCCCGTATTGCCGCCGACCTTGGTTTTGAAGTCGGCATTCTGGGTGGTTCGGTCGCCTCGCTGCAGGTCCTGGCCGCGCCGGACTTCGCCCTGATCACCCTGAGCGAGTTTGTCGAGCAGGCTACCCGTATCGGCCGTGTCGCCCAGTTGCCGGTGCTTGCCGACGCCGACCACGGCTACGGCAATGCGCTCAACGTGATGCGCACGGTGATCGAACTGGAACGCGCTGGCGTTGCCGCGCTGACCATCGAGGATACCTTGCTGCCGGCCCAGTTCGGTCGCAAGTCCACCGACCTGATCTCGGTGGAGGAGGGCGTGGGCAAGATCCGCGCGGCACTGGAGGCGCGGGTCGATTCGGCCCTGGCGATCATTGCGCGCACCAATGCCGGCGTGCTGACCACCGAGGAAATCATCGTGCGCACCCAGAGCTACCAGAAGGCGGGCGCCGATGGTATCTGCATGGTGGGGGTCAAGGACTTCGCGCAGCTTGAACAGATTGCCGAGCACCTGAGCGTGCCGTTGATGCTGGTGACCTACGCCAACCCGAGCCTGCGCGACGACGAGCGCCTGGCGCGCCTGGGCGTGCGTATCGTGGTTGACGGCCATGCCGCCTACTTCGCCGCGATCAAGGCCACCTACGACTGCCTGCGCCAGCAGCGTGGCCTGCAGCACAAGTCGGACAGCCTCGGTGCCACCGAGCTTTCGCACACCTACACCCAGCCCGAGGACTACATTCGCTGGGCGAAAGAGTACATGAGCGTCGAGGAGTGA
- a CDS encoding MDR family MFS transporter, with protein MTAALPPTVLRSVLTALMLAIFLGALDQTIVAVSLPAISAQFDDVGLLAWVISGYMVAMTIAVPIYGKLGDLYGRRRMILTGTALFTLASVACGLAQDMPQLVLARVLQGIGAGGMVSVSQAIIGDFVPPRERGRYQGYFSSMYALASVAGPVLGGWLTEYLSWRWVFWINLPLGLIALWVIHRALDGLPVKHRQAQVDYLGAALMILGLGSLLLGITLVGQGHAWRSSEVLALLACALLGLTAFIVHERRCREPLLPLGLFGNRVAVLCWCVIFFASFQSISLTMLMPLRYQGITGAGADSAALHLLPLAMGLPIGAFTGGRMTSRTGRFKPQILTGALLMPMAIAAMALTPPQAWLQSALFMLLTGIACGLQFPTSLVGTQSAVDSKDIGVATSTTNLFRSLGGAMGVACMSSLLLAWLHQGGFEVLGNPLLGSLKAGEADPHTQARLLETFRDLLLVSAGASLIGLLAALALPDRQLRGR; from the coding sequence GTGACCGCCGCCCTGCCCCCCACCGTTCTGCGCAGCGTTCTTACCGCCCTGATGCTGGCGATCTTCCTCGGTGCCCTCGACCAGACCATCGTCGCCGTGTCGCTGCCGGCGATCTCCGCCCAGTTCGACGATGTCGGCCTGCTGGCCTGGGTCATCTCTGGCTACATGGTCGCCATGACCATCGCCGTGCCGATCTACGGCAAGCTTGGTGACCTTTATGGGCGGCGGCGCATGATCCTCACCGGCACCGCCCTGTTCACCCTGGCTTCGGTGGCCTGCGGCCTGGCCCAGGACATGCCGCAACTGGTGCTGGCGCGGGTGCTCCAGGGTATCGGTGCGGGTGGCATGGTGTCGGTCAGCCAGGCAATCATCGGCGACTTCGTGCCACCTCGTGAACGCGGCCGCTACCAGGGCTATTTCAGCAGCATGTATGCCCTGGCCAGCGTCGCCGGGCCGGTGCTGGGCGGCTGGCTGACCGAGTACCTGTCCTGGCGCTGGGTGTTCTGGATCAACCTGCCGCTGGGGCTGATCGCGCTGTGGGTGATCCACCGGGCGCTGGACGGGTTGCCGGTCAAGCATCGCCAGGCACAGGTCGACTACCTCGGCGCGGCGCTGATGATCCTCGGTCTGGGTAGCCTGCTGCTGGGCATCACCCTGGTCGGCCAGGGGCATGCCTGGCGGTCGTCCGAGGTCCTGGCGTTGCTGGCCTGCGCACTGCTGGGGCTGACGGCGTTCATAGTCCACGAGCGGCGCTGTCGCGAACCACTGTTGCCTCTGGGCCTGTTCGGCAACCGGGTCGCGGTGCTGTGCTGGTGCGTGATCTTCTTTGCCAGCTTCCAGTCAATCTCGTTGACCATGCTGATGCCCCTGCGCTACCAGGGCATCACCGGTGCCGGCGCCGACAGCGCGGCACTGCACTTGCTGCCGCTGGCCATGGGGCTGCCCATCGGCGCCTTTACCGGTGGACGCATGACCAGCCGCACCGGGCGCTTCAAGCCACAGATCCTCACAGGCGCGCTGTTGATGCCAATGGCCATCGCAGCCATGGCACTGACGCCGCCGCAAGCCTGGTTACAGAGCGCACTGTTCATGCTGCTGACAGGCATTGCCTGCGGCCTGCAATTTCCCACCTCGCTGGTGGGCACGCAAAGCGCGGTGGACAGCAAGGACATCGGCGTGGCGACCAGCACCACCAACCTGTTCCGCTCGCTGGGCGGGGCGATGGGGGTGGCGTGCATGTCCAGCCTGTTGCTGGCGTGGTTGCACCAGGGTGGCTTCGAAGTGCTGGGCAACCCGCTGCTGGGCAGCCTCAAGGCGGGCGAGGCGGATCCGCACACCCAGGCGCGTTTGCTGGAAACCTTCCGCGACCTGTTGCTGGTCAGTGCCGGGGCTTCGCTGATCGGCCTGTTGGCGGCGCTGGCCTTGCCGGACAGACAGTTGCGCGGGCGCTGA
- the ttgR gene encoding efflux transport transcriptional regulator TtgR: MVRRTKEEAQETRAQIIEAAEKAFYKRGVARTTLADIAELAGVTRGAIYWHFSNKAELVQALLDSLHETHDHLARASESEDELDPLGCMRKLLLQVFNELVLDARTRRINEILHHKCEFTDDMCEIRQQRQGAVLDCHQSIALALGNAVRRGQLPAELEIDRAAVAMFAYVDGLIGRWLLLPESFDLLGDVEKWVDTGLDMLRLSPGLRK; encoded by the coding sequence ATGGTCCGTCGAACCAAAGAAGAAGCCCAGGAAACCCGCGCCCAGATCATCGAGGCGGCGGAGAAGGCCTTCTACAAGCGCGGGGTAGCGCGTACCACCCTGGCCGACATCGCTGAGCTCGCCGGCGTCACTCGCGGGGCGATCTACTGGCACTTCAGCAACAAGGCCGAGTTGGTGCAGGCGCTGCTCGACAGCCTGCACGAGACCCATGACCACCTGGCCCGCGCCAGTGAGAGCGAGGATGAGCTCGATCCGCTTGGCTGCATGCGCAAGCTGTTGCTGCAAGTGTTCAACGAGTTGGTGCTCGATGCCCGAACCCGGCGTATCAACGAAATCCTGCATCACAAGTGCGAATTCACCGACGACATGTGTGAGATTCGCCAGCAGCGTCAGGGCGCGGTGCTGGACTGTCATCAAAGCATTGCCCTGGCCTTGGGTAATGCCGTACGCCGCGGCCAGTTGCCTGCCGAGCTCGAGATCGACCGGGCTGCGGTGGCCATGTTTGCCTATGTGGATGGCCTGATCGGCCGCTGGCTGCTGCTGCCGGAAAGCTTCGACCTGTTGGGCGATGTCGAGAAATGGGTCGACACCGGGCTGGATATGCTGCGCTTGAGCCCTGGCTTGCGCAAATGA